A genomic region of Elaeis guineensis isolate ETL-2024a chromosome 9, EG11, whole genome shotgun sequence contains the following coding sequences:
- the LOC105051124 gene encoding uncharacterized protein: MMLFIPSNSKKQSQTSMAVSVKLLFAILLLYVFATGESQRCDTSDIQVQTINTGERHNLDFVFEVQVKNLCRCPVSNVHLRADGFSSSMPVDPKVFREDGTSYLLHDGQPIASQTTFKFQYAFDRGHQILPTDNFTINC, translated from the exons ATGATGCTCTTCATCCCTTCTAACTCCAAGAAACAATCCCAAACTTCCATGGCGGTTTCTGTGAAGCTTCTCTTTGCTATACTCTTGCTCTACGTCTTTGCCACAG GAGAAAGTCAGCGTTGCGATACTTCAGATATTCAGGTTCAGACTATCAACACTGGAGAAAGGCATAACCTTGATTTTGTCTTTGAGGTGCAAGTGAAAAATCTATGCCGCTGTCCAGTGTCAAATGTGCACTTGCGTGCAGATGGATTTAGCAGCTCCATGCCAGTTGACCCGAAAGTTTTTAGAGAAGATGGCACCTCCTACCTTTTGCATGATGGGCAGCCCATTGCGAGCCAGACCACATTCAAGTTTCAGTATGCCTTTGATAGAGGCCATCAAATACTTCCTACCGATAATTTTACAATTAATTGCTAA